One Vitis riparia cultivar Riparia Gloire de Montpellier isolate 1030 chromosome 4, EGFV_Vit.rip_1.0, whole genome shotgun sequence genomic window carries:
- the LOC117913155 gene encoding phosphoserine aminotransferase 2, chloroplastic-like codes for MATATSPNSLLLQNPNRSTTIHFLKNPNPARVNVFNLSPSRRNKSISITCSTAQVERPPSNAQSLDRVFNFAAGPATLPENVLMKAESELYNWRGSGMSVMEMSHRGKEFMSIIQKAESDLRALLNIPEEYAVLFLQGGATSQFAAIPLNLCKPDDPVDYVVTGSWGDKAFKEAQKFCKPSVIWSGKSEKYTKIPSFDGLEQNPDAKYLHICANETIHGVEFKDYPTPKNNDRLLIADMSSNFCSKPVDVSKFGLIYAGAQKNVGPSGVTIVIVRKDLIGNAQEITPIMFDYKIHVENNSLYNTPPCYGIYMCGLVFEDLLAQGGLKEVEKKNIKKAQILYDAIDESNGFYRCPVEKSVRSLMNVPFTLEKSDLEAEFVKEAAKEKMVQLKGHRSVGGMRASIYNAMPLAGVEKLVAFMKDFQARHA; via the coding sequence ATGGCAACGGCCACCTCGCCAAATTCTCTTCTTCTCCAAAACCCTAATCGTTCAACAACCATACATTTCCTCAAAAACCCTAATCCGGCACGCGTTAATGTCTTCAATCTCAGCCCTAGTCGTCGTAATAAGTCTATCTCCATCACCTGCTCCACAGCCCAAGTCGAACGCCCACCTTCCAACGCCCAATCCTTGGATCGGGTCTTCAATTTTGCGGCCGGCCCGGCAACGTTGCCGGAGAACGTGTTGATGAAGGCCGAGTCGGAGCTCTACAACTGGCGCGGATCGGGCATGAGCGTCATGGAAATGAGCCACAGGGGTAAAGAATTCATGTCCATAATCCAAAAGGCGGAATCGGATCTGAGGGCTCTGTTGAATATTCCGGAGGAGTACGCCGTTTTGTTCTTGCAAGGCGGTGCCACCAGCCAATTCGCCGCCATCCCGTTGAATCTATGCAAACCCGATGATCCGGTGGATTATGTGGTTACTGGGTCATGGGGGGACAAAGCTTTCAAGGAGGCGCAGAAGTTCTGCAAGCCCAGCGTGATCTGGTCTGGGAAGTCTGAGAAGTATACGAAGATTCCATCTTTTGATGGGTTAGAGCAGAACCCAGATGCTAAGTACTTGCATATTTGCGCCAATGAAACGATTCACGGAGTTGAATTCAAGGACTACCCGACCCCCAAAAACAACGATCGTCTTCTTATTGCGGATATGTCTTCAAATTTCTGCTCAAAGCCTGTGGATGTGTCCAAGTTTGGGTTGATTTATGCCGGAGCTCAGAAGAATGTGGGTCCATCTGGGGTCACAATTGTGATTGTCAGGAAAGATTTGATTGGGAATGCACAAGAAATCACTCCAATCATGTTCGATTACAAGATCCATGTTGAGAACAATTCACTGTATAACACCCCTCCTTGTTACGGGATTTATATGTGTGGATTGGTGTTTGAAGATCTGTTGGCACAGGGAGGTTTGAAGGAGGTTGAGAAGAAGAACATAAAGAAGGCCCAGATTCTGTATGATGCCATAGATGAGAGCAATGGGTTCTACAGATGCCCAGTTGAGAAATCAGTGAGGTCGCTGATGAATGTTCCATTTACATTGGAGAAGTCAGATTTGGAAGCCGAGTTTGTGAAGGAGGCTGCAAAAGAGAAGATGGTACAGCTGAAGGGGCACAGATCAGTGGGAGGAATGCGGGCATCCATATACAATGCCATGCCTTTGGCCGGTGTTGAGAAGTTGGTTGCTTTCATGAAGGATTTCCAGGCAAGGCATGCTTGA